The window CCGGGGTGGACGACCGTGTCCCGCGGCAGGCCCGCGAGGTGTTCGCGGATCGAGGCGATGATCGTCGGGAAGTCCGAGAACGGCTGCCCGGTGGCACCGGGACCGCCCGGGAAGAGGGTGTCGCCGGTGAAGACCGCCCCGAGCGCGGGCGCGTACAGGCACACCCCTCCAGGCGTGTGGCCCGGGGTGTGCAGGACGTCCAGCTCCACTCCCCCCACCACCAGCGTCTCGCCGTGCAGCAGCGGGGCGTCCGGCTCCCGGTGCGGGTGCACGCGGTACCACAGTTCGGCGTCGTCGGGGTGCAGCAGGATCGGGCAGTCGGCCAGGTCGGCCAGCGCGACGGCCGCGTTGACGTGGTCGTTGTGCCCGTGGGTGGCCACGATGGCCATGAGTTCGCGGTCTCCCAGACCCCGGGCGATCGCCTCGTGGTCGTGGGCGGCGTCGATGACGATGGCGCTGTCGTCGTCTCCGACGATCCAGACGTTGTTCTCGACGTCGAAACCGCCGCCCTCGAGGCTGAAGACACCCGAGGTACGCAGACGATGGACGGGGGAGGGATCGGTCACCGGCTCACCACCTGGCCTCTCGCGGTCGGGTGCGACGCCTTCGAGCCTATCCCGTCGGGCCCGGGCGCACACGGTGGTCGGGCGGGGAGGGACGGGGGGTTCTCAGCCCGCGGGCTCGAAGTTGCGGCGCAGGGCGTAGGGCTGGATGAGGCCGAGTCCGTGCGCGTGCCGGGCGCGCACCTGTACCACCTGGAGTCCCTCCTCCTCGGCCAGGCTCTCGGCGAGGCTCTCGTCGATGAGGACGGTGCCGGGTCTGGCGAAGGAGGTCAGGCGGCTGGAGCGGTTGACGGTCGTGCCGAACACGTCGCCGTGCAGGGTCAGCACCGGCCCGGCGGCCAGGCCCACCCGGACGTCGGGCACCTCCACGTGGGTCTTGACGCCCGAGGCCAGGCGCAGCGCGATGTCGGCGGCCTCGGCCGGGGAGTCGGCCACGTAGAGGATCTCGTCGCCCAGGGTCTTGACGACACGGCCGCCGCCGGAGGCCACGATGTCGGCGGCGGTGGCCTCGAAGCCCTCGACCACCCCGGCCAGCTCGACCTCGTCGAGTTCGCGGCTCAGCGTGGTGAAGGAGACCAGGTCCGCGAACCCGACGACCAGCGGGTAGTAGTTGGGCACGGCGTCGTTGTCGGACATCACCGCGAGGGTGCGGGCCGAGGAGGCGGCGAGCTGTCTGCGCCAGATGTGCAGCAGGAGCCGCTCCACGTCGGGCAGCAGCTCCTTGACCCGGTTCATCAGCGGGCTGACCGAGTCCTCGCCCTCCTGGTAGATGAGGGTGCTCAGTATGCTGGTCTGCCAGTCGGCCAGGCGGGCCATGGTCTGGCCCATCGCACGGGCGAAGCGGACCACGCCCTCCTCGTCCAGGACGCCCTCCTGGACGAGGGAGTTGGCGATGCGCAGCGACTCGACGTCGCTCTCGGCGAAGGTGACCGTGTCGTCGCCCTGGTTGGGAAAGCCCAGGGCGCGCCAGATGCGCCCGGCCAGCTCGTTGTCGGCGCCGGCGAGCTCGATCGCCTGCTCCCTGGTGTAGACCGCTTCACCGCCGAGCAGGGCGGACTCGATCGCTTTCGGGTCGGGACGCGACGGCATACGTTCTCTTTCACGGGCCATCCCCGCCGGGGCGGGGAACAGTCACTTCGGCACCGGCCAACAACGCGGCACGGGGTTCCACTCCAGCTTACGCCCGCGGTTCTCCCCCTGACAGGGTGCCTGCCGACAGGCCCGCGCGGCCGCGGTCGGCGGCGGCCGCACCCGGTGATGATCGCACACGGAAGGGCCGCCGCGGGAGTGCCCGAAGTCCCCTGTGGACGGCGGCGAAGGGCCCGGGGCGGGGGTCGGGCGCCGGGGGCGGTCGTCAGGAACCGGGGCGCACGTGGACGACGTCGCCCGCGCTCAGGGCCCGCTCCCCGCCGGGTCCGCGCACCAGCAGCTGGGCGTCGGCGTCCACACCGGTGGCGGCGCCCTCCAGCACCCGGTCCCCGGGCAGGTGGACCCGCACGCGGCGCCCGATGGTGACGCACGCGTCCCGGTAGGCGGCGGCCAGCCCGCTGGCCTCGGCGTCGCCTCCGGCGGCGGTCCACACCGTGTACAGCTCCTCGAACCCACCCAGGACGGCGGCGAGCAGGACGCCCCGGTCCAGGGCGTCCGACCCCTCCCCGCGCAGGGAGACGGCGGTGTCCACGGGGAGTTCGGCGCGTTCCTGGGACACGTTGAGGCCCATCCCCACGACCACGCCGGGGTGGCCGGAGGAGAAGTCGGCCTCGGAGAGGATGCCCGCGAGCTTGCCGTCGGCCGTCGCGGGCTCCGAGCGCAGGTGCGCGGGGACGATGACGTCGTTGGGCCACTTGAGCGCGGCCTTGACCCCCGTCACCCGGTGCACGGCGCCGACCGCGGCCACGCCCATGAGCGCGGGCAGCCAGCCCAGGCGGGTGACGGGCACCGCGGGCCGGACCAGGAGGGAGAAGGTGAGGGCGGCGCGCGGCGGGGTGGAGAAGCCGCGGCCGAGGCGTCCGCGCCCGGCGGTCTGGTGCTCGGTGACCAGCACGCTGCCGTGCGGGGCGCCCTCCACGGCGCGCGCGGTCAGCTCGGTGTTGGTGGAGGCGGCCTCGGGGAGCACCTCGACCCGGTGCCACATGCCGCCCGGTCGGGCGAGGGCGGCGTCGAGGGCCGCCCCGTCGAGCGGGGGTCGCGGGAAGGGGTCGTGTGCGCTGGCCATGCCCCCATTACAGCAGCGCCGCAACCCTGTCCGGAAACCCCTGTGCGGCAAAGGGCCGCCCGTTAAGCTGAAACCAGCACTTTGATGGTCGTGCGTTGCTACGTTCAGCTACTGGAGGTGACGCGACAGATGAGTATCGCGGAAACTGAGACGGCTCCCGGAACACCGTCTCACTGGGAGCTCATGTTGCGCACCTGGAAGGAGTTGGACCTGCCCGACGGGTGGCGGGCCGAGATCATCGAAGGCGGGCTCTTTCTTGTGGCACCTCCAACACGCGAACACGCCCACATCGTCTCCCTGATCCAAAGGGAGATGTATCGCGAGTTCCTGCGGGATGGAAGCGACCTCGCGGACGCGAGCCTCCATCAGACTCTTGATGTGCGCGTCCCCATGAGGACCGGCGTCTACATCCCCGACCTCGTGATCCTGCCCTACTCGGCCATGGAGTACGACCCCGACAGCATGATGTCCGACGCCCTACTGGTGGTCGAGGTGACATCGAGGAGCACTGCGGACAAGGACCGCAAGCCCAAGCTCTGGGGTTACGCGCACGCCGGTATCCCCCTGTACCTGCTGGTGGACCGCTGGGACCCGCAGACCGGCGGGGGCGAGGTCACCCTCTACTCCGATCCGGAGAACGGCAGGTACACCAGCTCCACGAAGGTCCCCTTCGGCAAGGAGATCCACCTCCCCGAGCCGTTCGACCTCACCATCGACACCAGCGCTTTCCCCGAGTAACGGGCTCGG is drawn from Nocardiopsis dassonvillei subsp. dassonvillei DSM 43111 and contains these coding sequences:
- a CDS encoding MBL fold metallo-hydrolase; protein product: MTDPSPVHRLRTSGVFSLEGGGFDVENNVWIVGDDDSAIVIDAAHDHEAIARGLGDRELMAIVATHGHNDHVNAAVALADLADCPILLHPDDAELWYRVHPHREPDAPLLHGETLVVGGVELDVLHTPGHTPGGVCLYAPALGAVFTGDTLFPGGPGATGQPFSDFPTIIASIREHLAGLPRDTVVHPGHGESTTVAEAAENLDAWASRGF
- a CDS encoding adenylate/guanylate cyclase domain-containing protein, producing the protein MPSRPDPKAIESALLGGEAVYTREQAIELAGADNELAGRIWRALGFPNQGDDTVTFAESDVESLRIANSLVQEGVLDEEGVVRFARAMGQTMARLADWQTSILSTLIYQEGEDSVSPLMNRVKELLPDVERLLLHIWRRQLAASSARTLAVMSDNDAVPNYYPLVVGFADLVSFTTLSRELDEVELAGVVEGFEATAADIVASGGGRVVKTLGDEILYVADSPAEAADIALRLASGVKTHVEVPDVRVGLAAGPVLTLHGDVFGTTVNRSSRLTSFARPGTVLIDESLAESLAEEEGLQVVQVRARHAHGLGLIQPYALRRNFEPAG
- a CDS encoding biotin--[acetyl-CoA-carboxylase] ligase, with product MASAHDPFPRPPLDGAALDAALARPGGMWHRVEVLPEAASTNTELTARAVEGAPHGSVLVTEHQTAGRGRLGRGFSTPPRAALTFSLLVRPAVPVTRLGWLPALMGVAAVGAVHRVTGVKAALKWPNDVIVPAHLRSEPATADGKLAGILSEADFSSGHPGVVVGMGLNVSQERAELPVDTAVSLRGEGSDALDRGVLLAAVLGGFEELYTVWTAAGGDAEASGLAAAYRDACVTIGRRVRVHLPGDRVLEGAATGVDADAQLLVRGPGGERALSAGDVVHVRPGS
- a CDS encoding Uma2 family endonuclease translates to MLRTWKELDLPDGWRAEIIEGGLFLVAPPTREHAHIVSLIQREMYREFLRDGSDLADASLHQTLDVRVPMRTGVYIPDLVILPYSAMEYDPDSMMSDALLVVEVTSRSTADKDRKPKLWGYAHAGIPLYLLVDRWDPQTGGGEVTLYSDPENGRYTSSTKVPFGKEIHLPEPFDLTIDTSAFPE